From Actinoplanes oblitus, a single genomic window includes:
- a CDS encoding SDR family NAD(P)-dependent oxidoreductase yields the protein MRVAGRTLVVIGAGGGLGRAVALEAVRRGARVAAADSDPVALRETARQVVAPQQLSTHPVRVTDRRDVEALPAAVIERWGRVDGVIDDAGTLFRSFLPLLRNRPEAHLVHLAATGVPHVGGNIRVTVLVPAGPEPAGDEAYRAACDLLDGMERNASRVRLGAARWWDRVSKAPRRTA from the coding sequence ATGAGAGTGGCGGGCCGGACCCTGGTGGTGATCGGCGCGGGTGGCGGGCTCGGCCGGGCGGTCGCCCTGGAGGCGGTCCGGCGCGGCGCCCGGGTGGCCGCCGCCGACAGTGACCCGGTGGCGCTGCGCGAGACCGCCCGCCAGGTGGTCGCCCCGCAGCAGCTCTCCACCCACCCGGTACGGGTGACCGACCGGCGGGACGTCGAAGCGCTTCCGGCCGCGGTGATCGAGCGCTGGGGGCGGGTGGACGGCGTGATCGACGACGCCGGGACGCTCTTCCGGAGTTTCCTGCCCCTGCTGCGCAACCGGCCGGAGGCACATCTGGTGCACCTGGCGGCGACCGGCGTGCCGCACGTCGGCGGCAACATCCGGGTCACCGTGCTCGTTCCGGCCGGCCCGGAGCCGGCCGGGGACGAGGCCTACCGGGCGGCCTGCGACCTGCTGGACGGCATGGAGCGCAACGCGAGCCGGGTCCGGCTCGGCGCGGCCCGCTGGTGGGACCGGGTCAGTAAAGCTCCCCGAAGAACAGCATGA
- a CDS encoding methyl-accepting chemotaxis protein — protein MANQTGGLTLSSPPLFLRPVLAITDRLRTGMRLGLLVLVLLVPGGLATGMYTAEKGHDLAFTEKERQGVAVLGPALTALADTAAGRRPDLDAIRAAVDAHPDLELGDEMRKVPESGDTPSAMAAGLAALIAALGNNSNLILDPDLDSFYVMDAQVVQVPQALLAALAAAHPAAGLSTRQATAAQAVLAGRLEGVADALRNDVTTAAKHTDSGGLADRLTPVQTLADTISVLDKHLTETLDAPGPADPAEVAAAATATVRPLNSALTDLLSARTAENSLERGLVLGTSLGGFLFALWCAAGVLWRTSHDVRQTVDAVTAIARADLAPRPLPEGRDEMGDIGRALVVARTRLQDQEAALVAAEVAREQQLRAGFLHQRQAETQFRRRTQEIIDESTTVIAEELRQVTDKVAEVRTAAEVIDQRISVADTATSAIVGQAHDAEQVISSLEHSLRQVAATVALVTGIARQTRLLALNATIEAARAGDLGYGFTVVADEVKQLAMHTAESTDQITRTIDDLHRETTAMSQTITTMLEGIGGVGDAASSLRTVAADQGALMDRLSAQMTATLGRVDEMTDLASRLERREHERIAAAGKVALRRAGQAAMQAVLINFSAGGLRCIVSGPPPFVEGTTVDAELTGVTDGMLTVPARVVNVVDSPGQQEIGLQFLVTDDAMAQRLVAFAEQMVG, from the coding sequence ATGGCGAATCAGACGGGAGGCCTGACCCTGAGCTCGCCGCCCTTGTTCCTACGGCCGGTCCTGGCGATCACGGACCGGTTGCGCACCGGCATGCGCCTCGGCCTGCTGGTGCTCGTCCTGCTCGTGCCGGGCGGCCTGGCCACCGGCATGTACACCGCGGAGAAGGGCCACGACCTGGCGTTCACCGAGAAGGAGCGGCAGGGCGTCGCGGTGCTCGGGCCGGCCCTGACCGCGCTGGCCGACACCGCCGCCGGGCGCCGGCCCGACCTGGACGCGATCCGCGCGGCGGTCGACGCGCACCCGGATCTGGAACTCGGCGACGAGATGCGAAAGGTGCCGGAGTCCGGCGACACGCCGAGCGCCATGGCCGCCGGGCTGGCCGCGCTGATCGCCGCGCTCGGCAACAACTCGAACCTCATCCTCGACCCCGACCTGGACTCGTTCTACGTGATGGACGCCCAGGTGGTGCAGGTACCCCAGGCGCTGCTGGCGGCGCTGGCGGCGGCGCACCCGGCGGCCGGGCTCAGCACCCGGCAGGCGACCGCCGCCCAGGCGGTGCTGGCCGGCCGGCTGGAGGGGGTCGCCGACGCGTTGCGCAACGACGTGACGACCGCCGCCAAGCACACCGACAGCGGCGGGCTCGCCGACCGGCTCACCCCGGTGCAGACCCTCGCCGACACCATCAGCGTGCTGGACAAGCACCTGACCGAGACGCTCGACGCGCCGGGACCGGCCGATCCGGCCGAGGTCGCGGCCGCGGCGACAGCGACGGTACGCCCGCTGAACAGTGCCCTGACCGACCTGCTCAGCGCGCGCACCGCGGAGAACTCGCTGGAGCGCGGTCTGGTCCTGGGCACCTCGCTCGGCGGCTTCCTGTTCGCCCTCTGGTGCGCCGCCGGGGTGCTCTGGCGGACCAGCCACGACGTGCGGCAGACGGTGGACGCGGTGACCGCCATCGCCCGCGCCGACCTGGCGCCCCGTCCACTGCCCGAGGGGCGCGACGAGATGGGCGACATCGGCCGGGCCCTGGTGGTGGCTCGCACCCGGCTGCAGGACCAGGAGGCCGCCCTGGTCGCCGCCGAGGTGGCCCGCGAGCAGCAGTTGCGCGCCGGGTTCCTGCACCAGCGGCAGGCCGAGACCCAGTTCCGGCGGCGCACCCAGGAGATCATCGACGAGTCGACCACGGTGATCGCCGAGGAGCTGCGGCAGGTGACCGACAAGGTGGCCGAGGTGCGTACCGCGGCCGAGGTGATCGACCAGCGGATCAGCGTGGCGGACACGGCGACCAGCGCGATCGTCGGCCAGGCGCACGACGCCGAGCAGGTGATCTCCTCGCTGGAGCACAGCCTGCGCCAGGTGGCCGCGACGGTGGCCCTGGTCACCGGCATCGCCCGGCAGACCCGGCTGCTGGCGCTGAACGCCACGATCGAGGCGGCCCGGGCCGGCGACCTGGGGTACGGCTTCACCGTCGTGGCCGACGAGGTCAAGCAGCTCGCCATGCACACCGCGGAGTCCACCGACCAGATCACCCGGACCATCGACGACCTGCACCGGGAGACCACCGCGATGTCCCAGACCATCACCACCATGCTGGAGGGGATCGGCGGGGTGGGCGACGCGGCCAGCTCGCTGCGCACTGTCGCCGCCGACCAGGGCGCGCTGATGGACCGGCTCTCCGCCCAGATGACCGCGACGCTGGGCCGGGTCGACGAGATGACCGACCTGGCCAGTCGCCTGGAGCGGCGCGAGCACGAGCGGATCGCCGCGGCCGGCAAGGTGGCCCTGCGCCGGGCGGGCCAGGCGGCGATGCAGGCCGTCCTGATCAACTTCAGCGCCGGCGGGCTGCGCTGCATCGTCTCCGGCCCGCCCCCGTTCGTCGAGGGCACCACCGTCGACGCCGAGCTGACCGGGGTCACCGACGGCATGCTCACCGTGCCCGCACGGGTGGTGAACGTCGTCGACTCCCCCGGCCAGCAGGAAATCGGTCTTCAGTTCCTGGTCACCGACGACGCCATGGCGCAGCGCCTGGTGGCCTTCGCGGAGCAGATGGTCGGCTAG
- a CDS encoding DUF1707 and DUF4190 domain-containing protein, whose product MYRSPHVRVSDADREAIVAQLSAATAEGRLTIEEFSERSRQAYASRSWGELSTVVHDLPMPLTPYPVAAPPPAADQGSKMPLLAMILGILSLPLIPCLGMPLGGLLGAAAIALGVLALKDPAPRVPNERGMAITGLVCGSAGVLFQVALLLMLFFGELY is encoded by the coding sequence ATGTATCGCTCGCCGCACGTACGCGTCTCGGATGCCGACCGTGAGGCCATCGTGGCGCAGCTCAGCGCCGCGACCGCCGAGGGCCGGCTCACCATCGAGGAGTTCAGCGAGCGGTCCCGGCAGGCGTACGCGTCGCGCTCCTGGGGCGAACTCTCCACTGTGGTGCACGACCTGCCGATGCCGCTGACGCCCTACCCGGTCGCCGCACCGCCCCCGGCAGCCGACCAGGGCAGCAAGATGCCGCTGCTCGCGATGATCCTGGGCATTCTCTCGCTGCCGCTGATCCCGTGCCTGGGGATGCCGCTGGGCGGTCTGCTCGGCGCCGCCGCCATCGCGCTCGGCGTCCTCGCGCTCAAGGACCCGGCCCCCCGGGTGCCGAACGAGCGGGGTATGGCGATCACCGGCCTGGTCTGCGGTTCGGCGGGCGTCCTCTTCCAGGTGGCGCTGCTGCTCATGCTGTTCTTCGGGGAGCTTTACTGA